One genomic window of [Clostridium] scindens ATCC 35704 includes the following:
- a CDS encoding isoprenyl transferase encodes MNIPQHVAIILDGNGRWAKSKGMPRNYGHAQGSKNVERICEDAYRMGVKYLTVYAFSTENWSRPQDEVDALMKLLRNYMKTCLKTAAKNDMKVRVIGDISRLDEDIRTRIQELTEATKDNGGLNFQIAINYGSRDEILRAVRRLAGDCVEGRLAPGQIDEAVFESYLDTHDIPDPDLLIRTSGELRLSNYLLWQLAYTEFYFTDVPWPDFTKEELAKAIEHYNARDRRYGGVKEEQKEDV; translated from the coding sequence ATGAATATACCGCAGCATGTTGCGATTATATTAGATGGAAATGGACGCTGGGCCAAGTCAAAGGGAATGCCCCGCAATTATGGCCACGCCCAGGGAAGCAAGAATGTGGAGCGCATCTGCGAGGATGCATACCGGATGGGAGTAAAGTACCTTACGGTATATGCGTTTTCCACGGAGAACTGGAGCCGTCCGCAGGATGAAGTGGACGCGCTTATGAAACTTCTCAGAAATTATATGAAGACCTGCCTTAAGACCGCTGCGAAAAATGATATGAAAGTACGGGTGATTGGGGACATCAGCCGCCTGGATGAGGATATCCGCACTAGGATCCAGGAACTTACCGAGGCTACTAAGGACAATGGCGGGCTTAATTTCCAGATAGCCATCAACTATGGAAGCAGGGATGAGATTTTAAGGGCCGTCAGAAGACTGGCGGGAGACTGCGTGGAAGGAAGGCTTGCTCCGGGACAGATTGATGAGGCAGTTTTCGAAAGTTATCTGGATACCCATGATATCCCCGATCCGGATCTGCTGATACGCACCAGCGGGGAACTGAGGCTATCCAATTATCTGCTGTGGCAGTTGGCATATACGGAATTCTATTTTACCGATGTTCCGTGGCCGGATTTTACGAAGGAAGAACTGGCAAAGGCGATCGAGCATTATAATGCCAGGGACCGGCGATATGGAGGAGTAAAGGAGGAACAGAAAGAAGATGTTTAA
- a CDS encoding phosphatidate cytidylyltransferase, whose product MFKTRLLSGIVLVIVLIVTVGYGGNLLFAFLGIISLIGLTELYKVVEVQTKALGAAGYLAAVVYYGMLLTGNMEYVMMLSILFLILVMAVYVFTFPAYRAEQVMTVFFGFFYVAVMLSFVYQTRMLADGGVVVWLIFLSSWGCDTCAYCVGMLIGKHKMAPRLSPKKSVEGGIGGVAGAALLGVLFALAMNQWGGAQANPLHYAIICAAGGMISQVGDLAASAIKRNHDIKDYGKLIPGHGGILDRFDSVIFTAPVIYYLAALLAGNI is encoded by the coding sequence ATGTTTAAGACAAGGCTGTTAAGCGGCATCGTACTGGTAATCGTACTGATCGTTACGGTCGGCTATGGAGGCAATCTGCTGTTTGCCTTTCTGGGAATCATCAGCCTGATCGGGCTTACGGAGTTATACAAGGTTGTAGAAGTGCAGACGAAAGCGCTGGGAGCTGCAGGATATTTGGCGGCAGTCGTTTATTATGGGATGCTGCTTACAGGGAATATGGAATATGTGATGATGCTCTCCATCCTGTTCCTGATCCTGGTGATGGCGGTCTATGTATTTACCTTTCCCGCGTACCGGGCAGAGCAGGTCATGACTGTGTTCTTTGGATTTTTCTATGTGGCGGTCATGCTTTCCTTCGTGTACCAGACCAGGATGCTGGCTGACGGAGGCGTAGTCGTATGGCTGATCTTCCTGAGTTCCTGGGGATGCGATACCTGTGCTTACTGCGTGGGAATGCTGATTGGCAAGCACAAGATGGCGCCGAGACTGAGTCCCAAGAAATCGGTGGAGGGCGGAATCGGCGGGGTGGCGGGCGCTGCTCTTTTGGGCGTATTGTTCGCGCTTGCTATGAACCAATGGGGAGGCGCGCAGGCCAATCCGCTTCACTATGCGATCATCTGCGCCGCAGGAGGCATGATATCCCAAGTGGGCGATCTGGCGGCTTCTGCAATTAAGCGCAACCACGACATTAAAGATTATGGCAAGCTGATCCCTGGCCACGGAGGAATCCTTGACCGGTTTGACAGCGTTATATTTACGGCGCCTGTAATCTATTATCTGGCGGCGCTGCTTGCCGGGAATATTTGA
- a CDS encoding 1-deoxy-D-xylulose-5-phosphate reductoisomerase: MKRIAILGSTGSIGTQTLEVVRENGDIEVLGLAAGSNITLLEEQIRQFHPRLAAVWSEEKAIELRTRIADTDTKVVSGMDGLIEVSILKDTEILVTAIVGMIGIRPTIEAIKAGKDIALANKETLVTAGHIIMPLAAEKNVSILPVDSEHSAIFQSLQGNEHKAIHKILLTASGGPFRGRTEEELLDIKVEDALKHPNWSMGQKITIDSSTMVNKGLEVIEAKWLFQVDVDQVQVIVQPQSIIHSMVEYVDGAIMAELGTPDMKLPIQYALYYPHRRYLPGERLDFYSLGRLEFEKPDMRTFYGLALAYEAGRAGGTLPTVFNAANELAVSQFLNRQIKYLEIMEIIEDCMQAHKNIENPTLQQILDTEAATYERINSRR; this comes from the coding sequence ATGAAAAGAATAGCCATATTAGGATCCACCGGCTCCATAGGAACCCAAACGCTTGAGGTGGTCAGGGAAAATGGGGATATTGAAGTCCTAGGGCTGGCGGCAGGAAGCAACATCACTCTTCTGGAGGAGCAGATCAGACAATTCCATCCAAGACTGGCAGCCGTATGGTCCGAGGAGAAAGCCATAGAACTGCGGACGCGTATTGCCGATACGGATACGAAAGTCGTATCCGGGATGGATGGACTGATTGAAGTATCAATCCTTAAGGATACGGAGATACTAGTGACAGCCATAGTGGGGATGATAGGCATCCGTCCTACCATTGAGGCGATCAAGGCGGGAAAAGATATTGCGCTTGCCAACAAGGAGACGCTGGTTACGGCAGGACATATTATCATGCCGCTGGCCGCCGAAAAGAACGTATCCATCCTTCCGGTGGACAGCGAGCACAGCGCGATCTTCCAGTCCTTGCAGGGAAATGAGCACAAGGCCATACACAAGATCCTTCTGACAGCTTCCGGAGGGCCTTTCAGAGGAAGGACGGAAGAGGAACTGCTGGATATCAAGGTGGAGGATGCTTTGAAGCATCCCAACTGGTCCATGGGGCAGAAGATTACTATAGATTCCTCTACCATGGTGAATAAAGGACTGGAAGTCATTGAGGCAAAGTGGCTGTTTCAGGTGGATGTGGATCAGGTACAGGTAATCGTGCAGCCCCAGAGCATCATCCATTCTATGGTTGAGTATGTAGATGGCGCGATCATGGCAGAACTTGGGACGCCGGATATGAAGCTTCCAATCCAATATGCGCTCTACTATCCACACCGGCGATATCTTCCAGGCGAGAGGCTTGATTTCTATAGCCTTGGGAGACTGGAATTTGAGAAGCCTGATATGCGTACCTTTTATGGGCTGGCTCTTGCCTACGAGGCCGGAAGGGCCGGTGGAACGCTGCCTACGGTATTTAATGCTGCAAATGAATTGGCAGTCAGCCAGTTTTTGAACCGTCAGATAAAGTATCTGGAGATAATGGAAATCATCGAGGACTGTATGCAGGCCCATAAAAACATAGAGAATCCGACCCTTCAGCAGATTTTGGATACGGAAGCGGCAACTTATGAAAGAATTAACAGCAGGAGGTAG
- the rseP gene encoding RIP metalloprotease RseP: MGIILAILIFSFIVFFHELGHFVLAKKNGIDVEEFAIGMGPLLYSREYKGTKYAVRILPIGGFCAMGEDEEATDSPNSFNNKSVWARISVIAAGPIFNFILALVFAVILTGMIGYDKPVIGEVEQGYPAAEAGIKEGDIIVRMGDKKINVFREINTYNQFHQGEKTKITFIQDGETKTATLTPKMDEELNYYRFGISSSGYTKAGLLSALQYGTYEVKYWICTTLESLKMLLTGKIGLNQLSGPVGIVDVVDDTYKASKSYGGFAVSVQLLNIAILLSANLGVMNLLPLPALDGGRLVFLFVEAVRRKRIPPEKEGYVHLVGIALLMVLMVFVMYNDIRRVFF, translated from the coding sequence TTGGGTATTATATTAGCAATATTGATCTTTAGCTTCATCGTGTTTTTTCACGAACTGGGGCATTTTGTACTTGCGAAGAAGAATGGGATAGACGTTGAGGAATTCGCGATCGGTATGGGGCCGCTGCTGTATTCCCGGGAATACAAAGGGACGAAATACGCTGTCAGGATACTGCCGATCGGGGGATTCTGCGCGATGGGAGAAGATGAGGAGGCAACAGACTCTCCGAACAGCTTCAACAATAAATCTGTCTGGGCAAGGATCTCTGTCATAGCGGCAGGACCCATCTTTAACTTCATACTGGCCCTGGTATTTGCCGTTATACTGACCGGAATGATCGGATATGACAAGCCGGTGATCGGCGAGGTAGAGCAGGGATATCCCGCAGCGGAGGCAGGGATCAAAGAAGGGGACATCATCGTAAGGATGGGAGATAAGAAGATCAATGTATTCCGGGAGATCAATACTTATAACCAGTTCCATCAAGGAGAGAAGACGAAGATAACATTTATCCAGGATGGAGAGACAAAGACAGCGACCTTGACGCCGAAGATGGATGAGGAACTGAACTATTACCGGTTCGGCATATCCTCCAGCGGCTATACCAAAGCGGGGCTTCTAAGCGCATTGCAATATGGCACCTATGAGGTAAAGTACTGGATATGTACGACGCTTGAGAGCCTGAAGATGCTTCTGACCGGGAAGATCGGACTCAACCAGCTCTCAGGCCCGGTAGGAATTGTAGATGTGGTAGATGATACCTACAAGGCAAGCAAATCTTATGGAGGATTCGCAGTGAGCGTCCAGCTCCTGAATATCGCGATTCTTCTGTCAGCCAACTTGGGGGTTATGAATCTTCTGCCGTTGCCGGCTCTGGACGGAGGAAGGCTTGTCTTCCTGTTTGTAGAAGCCGTGCGCCGCAAACGTATTCCTCCGGAGAAGGAAGGATACGTGCATCTGGTAGGGATCGCCCTCCTGATGGTGCTGATGGTGTTCGTCATGTACAATGATATCAGAAGAGTCTTCTTCTGA
- a CDS encoding peptidoglycan-binding protein: MNIVNPTQPDTPDKGRLQINITSDITASPVAGATVSISYTGVPDSQLEQLTTDSSGQTETIELAAPPLDYSLNPEIEEQPYSEYTLQIEAPGYEPVSIAGAEILPTVTAVQNLTLKPMDSPQPSERIFVIPAHTLYGTYPPKIPEDEIKPVTETGEIVLSRVVVPEFIVVHDGSPRDTTASNYYVRYKDYIKNVASSEIYATWPTNTIRANILAIMSFTLNRVYTEWYRNQGYDFTITSSTAFDHKWIPERNIFDTISGIVDELFADYLSRPNVRQPILTQYCDGRQVQCPNWMTQWGSKALGDQGYSAIEILRYYYGDDMYINTAEAISGIPSSWPGYTLEIGSSGSKVRQMQEQLNVIAGSYPALPKINADGIYGPATAASVEKFQSIFGLPQTGTVDYRTWYKISEVYVGVSRIAELQ; this comes from the coding sequence ATGAATATCGTAAATCCAACCCAGCCAGACACTCCAGATAAAGGGCGGCTGCAGATTAATATTACATCTGATATCACCGCCAGTCCCGTGGCCGGCGCTACCGTCTCTATCTCCTATACCGGAGTCCCTGACAGCCAGCTGGAACAGCTGACCACCGACTCTTCCGGACAGACAGAGACGATCGAACTTGCTGCTCCGCCTTTGGATTACAGTCTGAACCCCGAGATCGAGGAACAGCCCTATTCCGAATACACACTTCAGATAGAGGCTCCGGGATATGAGCCTGTCAGCATTGCCGGCGCCGAGATACTTCCTACGGTAACCGCCGTGCAGAACCTGACTCTGAAGCCCATGGACTCGCCTCAGCCCTCTGAACGGATATTCGTCATACCTGCACATACATTATATGGAACTTACCCTCCTAAAATACCCGAAGACGAGATAAAGCCAGTAACCGAGACCGGCGAGATCGTCCTGAGCCGCGTTGTCGTGCCAGAGTTTATCGTCGTCCATGACGGAAGTCCCCGGGACACCACTGCCAGCAACTATTATGTCAGATACAAAGACTATATCAAAAATGTAGCCTCCAGCGAGATCTATGCCACCTGGCCGACCAACACCATTCGCGCTAATATTCTGGCGATCATGTCCTTCACCCTGAATCGGGTCTATACGGAATGGTATCGCAATCAGGGCTATGATTTCACCATAACCTCCTCCACCGCGTTTGACCACAAGTGGATTCCGGAGCGCAACATCTTCGACACCATATCCGGCATTGTAGACGAACTATTTGCGGACTATCTCTCCCGTCCCAATGTGCGTCAGCCAATCCTCACCCAGTACTGCGACGGCAGGCAGGTGCAGTGTCCCAACTGGATGACGCAGTGGGGTTCGAAGGCTCTGGGCGATCAGGGTTATTCTGCCATTGAAATCCTACGCTACTATTATGGGGACGATATGTACATCAATACGGCGGAAGCTATCTCCGGCATTCCATCGTCCTGGCCCGGCTATACGCTGGAAATCGGATCTTCCGGCAGCAAGGTGCGGCAGATGCAGGAGCAACTTAATGTAATCGCCGGCTCCTATCCTGCCCTTCCCAAAATCAATGCCGATGGCATCTACGGTCCCGCGACTGCTGCTTCCGTGGAAAAGTTCCAATCCATATTCGGCCTGCCCCAGACCGGAACCGTGGATTACAGGACCTGGTACAAAATATCCGAGGTCTATGTGGGCGTATCCCGCATTGCCGAACTACAGTAA
- a CDS encoding transglutaminase domain-containing protein, whose amino-acid sequence MGRRKKKGYLHIVTRGMAVLCLFLVAACAACIGKDVRKGIEKGLKQNGSIPYQEVGISDDELSQKYYYQQLEDGEKQAYKEIVQGVKENVEEIYVHASDADRTNMLFQYVLKDFPEIFWCDGMTTSTSYEGSEDYTVLKPVYLYDAGQKEAMKEKIEASVNECLAAMPAKDTDYQKILYVYEYIVNTVDYDLEAADNQNIYSVFVNRHSVCAGYSKATQYLLERLGVFCTYVTGTTLDGQSHAWNLVRCSGNYYYVDTTWGDPVFQATEGEEVNQKQMISYDYMCCNDGELFKTHTPDQDVALPACQSMAENYYVVNGMYYESYDSKGALQKMNEVISSKSNPVVFKFADNGLYGQAHDSILQDVVRRAAQNLADWYGLQEVKYQYMDEPELNKITIFWQYE is encoded by the coding sequence ATGGGAAGAAGGAAGAAAAAGGGGTATCTACATATCGTAACGAGAGGAATGGCAGTTCTTTGTCTCTTTCTCGTGGCCGCCTGCGCTGCCTGCATCGGCAAGGATGTGCGGAAAGGAATTGAGAAGGGCCTGAAGCAGAACGGGAGCATTCCCTATCAGGAAGTGGGTATATCGGATGACGAGCTGAGTCAGAAGTATTATTACCAGCAATTGGAAGATGGAGAGAAGCAGGCGTATAAAGAGATTGTCCAGGGGGTGAAGGAGAATGTAGAGGAGATCTATGTCCATGCATCCGATGCGGACAGGACAAATATGCTGTTTCAATACGTACTGAAAGATTTCCCGGAGATATTCTGGTGCGATGGGATGACTACTTCGACTTCCTATGAGGGAAGCGAGGATTATACGGTTCTTAAGCCGGTCTACCTGTATGATGCCGGACAGAAGGAGGCAATGAAGGAAAAGATCGAAGCTTCGGTGAATGAATGTCTGGCAGCCATGCCTGCAAAAGATACAGATTACCAGAAGATCCTATATGTCTACGAATATATTGTAAACACGGTGGATTATGACCTTGAGGCAGCAGACAATCAGAACATATACAGCGTATTTGTCAACCGCCATTCCGTATGCGCGGGATATTCCAAGGCTACCCAGTATCTGCTGGAAAGGCTGGGAGTGTTCTGCACTTATGTGACAGGAACTACCTTGGACGGCCAGAGCCATGCATGGAATCTGGTCAGATGCAGCGGCAATTACTATTATGTGGACACTACGTGGGGAGATCCCGTATTCCAGGCGACAGAAGGGGAAGAGGTGAATCAGAAGCAGATGATCAGCTATGACTATATGTGCTGCAATGATGGGGAACTGTTCAAGACCCATACGCCGGATCAGGATGTAGCGCTGCCGGCCTGTCAGTCTATGGCGGAAAACTATTATGTTGTCAATGGCATGTATTATGAATCTTATGACAGCAAAGGGGCGCTTCAGAAAATGAATGAAGTCATATCATCCAAGTCCAATCCGGTGGTCTTTAAGTTTGCCGATAACGGATTGTACGGCCAGGCCCATGACTCCATCCTGCAGGACGTAGTGCGAAGAGCTGCCCAGAATCTGGCAGACTGGTATGGGCTTCAGGAGGTGAAATATCAATACATGGATGAGCCGGAATTGAATAAGATTACGATATTCTGGCAGTACGAATAA
- a CDS encoding carbamoyl phosphate synthase small subunit has protein sequence MKAFLILEDGTVFTGTSIGSTRDMISEIVFNTSMTGYLEVLTDPSYAGQAVTMTYPLIGNYGITPDMESKKAWPDGYIVRELSRMPSNFRSQGTIQEFLENQDIPGIAGIDTRALTKLLRVKGTMNGMITTNEDYDIDEVITRLKAYIVGDVVSEVSCNEPFVLEGNGPKVALMDFGAKNNIARSLSRRGCKVTVYPAHTSAEDIIKADPDGIMLSNGPGDPKTCVSIIQEIKKLYNSDIPIFAICLGHQLMALANGAKTYKLKYGHRGGNHPVKDLSSNRVYISSQNHGYAVDASTMDPSIAKEAFINVNDGTNEGLSYEGKNIFTVQFHPEACPGPQDSGYLFDRFMDMMKGAR, from the coding sequence ATGAAAGCATTTCTAATACTAGAAGATGGGACCGTCTTTACCGGAACCAGCATTGGTTCCACGAGGGATATGATTAGCGAGATTGTGTTTAATACTTCAATGACCGGATATCTTGAGGTGTTGACCGACCCTTCTTATGCCGGACAGGCAGTGACAATGACCTATCCGCTGATTGGGAATTATGGCATTACGCCGGACATGGAATCGAAGAAGGCGTGGCCCGATGGCTACATTGTAAGGGAACTATCTCGAATGCCGAGCAATTTCCGCTCGCAGGGTACGATCCAGGAGTTTCTGGAAAATCAGGACATTCCCGGTATCGCAGGGATTGATACCCGGGCGCTGACTAAGCTCCTAAGGGTAAAGGGCACGATGAACGGAATGATTACAACCAATGAGGACTATGACATCGATGAAGTGATAACCAGGCTGAAGGCCTACATAGTTGGCGACGTCGTATCGGAAGTCTCATGCAATGAACCATTCGTTTTAGAAGGCAATGGACCAAAAGTCGCTCTGATGGACTTTGGAGCAAAGAATAACATTGCCCGATCTTTAAGCCGGCGAGGATGCAAGGTGACGGTATATCCGGCCCATACTTCCGCCGAAGATATCATAAAAGCAGATCCGGACGGAATCATGCTGTCCAACGGACCCGGAGACCCAAAGACCTGCGTATCTATTATTCAGGAAATCAAGAAATTATACAATTCAGACATTCCAATATTTGCTATTTGTCTGGGGCATCAGCTGATGGCTCTTGCAAATGGCGCAAAGACATACAAATTAAAATATGGCCATCGGGGAGGAAACCATCCGGTCAAGGATCTGAGCAGCAACAGAGTGTATATCTCGTCCCAGAATCACGGATATGCGGTGGATGCGTCCACCATGGATCCATCCATTGCTAAAGAGGCTTTTATAAATGTGAATGATGGCACGAATGAGGGGCTTTCCTATGAGGGGAAGAATATCTTCACCGTGCAGTTCCACCCGGAGGCGTGCCCGGGACCGCAGGATTCCGGCTATCTGTTTGACCGGTTCATGGATATGATGAAAGGAGCGAGATAA
- the carB gene encoding carbamoyl-phosphate synthase large subunit, whose amino-acid sequence MPRNKEIKKVLVIGSGPIIIGQAAEFDYAGTQACRSLKEEGLEVVLLNSNPATIMTDKDIADRVYIEPLTVEVVEQLVLKEKPDSVLPTLGGQAALNLAMELEENGFLRRNNVRLIGTTSETIKKAEDRLEFKTTMEKIGEPCAASLVVESVEEGIEFAEKIGYPVVLRPAYTLGGSGGGIAGDRVQLVEILENGLRLSRVGQVLVERCIAGWKEIEYEVMRDGNGNCITVCNMENLDPVGVHTGDSIVVAPSQTLGDKEYQMLRTSALNIISELNITGGCNVQYALHPETFEYCVIEVNPRVSRSSALASKATGYPIAKVAAKIALGYTLDEIRNAVTRKTYASFEPMLDYCVVKIPRLPFDKFISAKRTLSTQMKATGEVMSICDNFEGALMKAIRSLEQHVDSLMSYDFTQLTDEELQEELAVVDDRRIWKIAEAIRRGMGYEEIHYITKIDKWFIDKIAILVEMEQKLQNSSLNAETLREAKRLEFPDSVIARLTGNTERQIHDMRLEYGITASYKMVDTCAAEFAAETPYYYSVFGSENEAVQTSGRKKVLVLGSGPIRIGQGIEFDFCSVHCTWAFAKEGYETIIVNNNPETVSTDFDIADKLYFEPLTPEDVESIVDLEQPDGAVVQFGGQTAIKLTEALMKMGVPILGTSAENVDAAEDRELFDEILEQCQIPRPTGGTVFTAEEAKEVAGRLGYPVLVRPSYVLGGQGMQIAINDHDIDEFIGIINRIAQDHPILVDKYLQGKEIEVDAVCDGEDILIPGIMEHIERAGIHSGDSISVYPAQSITEKTKRTIEDYTKKLARSLHVIGLINIQFIVCGEDVYVIEVNPRSSRTVPYISKVTGIPIVPLATKVIIGHKIRELGYEPGLQPEADYFAVKMPVFSFEKIRGADISLGPEMKSTGECLGIARTFDEALYKAFLGAGIKLPKHKNMILTVRDEDKEEAVEIGRRFERIGYRIFATRGTAEALKSGGVKANAVNKIEQESPNLMDLILGHKIDLVIDTPPQGADRSRDGFVIRRNAIETGVNVLTAIDTAKALITSLENTDIKKLTLIDIARI is encoded by the coding sequence ATGCCTAGAAATAAAGAGATAAAGAAAGTATTGGTAATCGGCTCCGGCCCGATCATTATCGGCCAGGCCGCGGAATTTGACTATGCCGGCACACAGGCCTGCCGTTCCTTAAAGGAGGAAGGGCTGGAAGTAGTGCTTCTGAATTCGAACCCTGCTACCATCATGACGGACAAGGACATTGCGGATCGGGTATATATCGAGCCTTTGACGGTAGAAGTAGTTGAGCAGCTGGTCTTAAAGGAGAAGCCGGACAGCGTGCTTCCTACCCTGGGAGGGCAGGCTGCCTTGAATCTGGCCATGGAACTGGAGGAAAATGGCTTCTTAAGGCGCAATAATGTGCGCCTGATCGGAACCACCTCCGAGACTATCAAGAAGGCGGAAGACCGTCTGGAATTCAAGACTACCATGGAGAAGATCGGGGAACCCTGCGCGGCATCCCTGGTGGTGGAATCTGTGGAGGAAGGCATCGAGTTCGCGGAGAAGATCGGCTATCCGGTGGTCCTGCGTCCGGCCTATACGCTGGGCGGCAGCGGCGGCGGTATAGCAGGAGACAGGGTGCAGCTGGTGGAAATCCTGGAAAATGGCCTTCGTCTGTCCCGTGTGGGGCAAGTCTTAGTCGAGCGGTGCATTGCTGGATGGAAAGAGATCGAGTATGAAGTGATGCGGGATGGAAACGGCAACTGCATCACTGTGTGCAATATGGAGAATTTGGATCCGGTAGGCGTGCACACGGGAGACAGCATCGTAGTAGCGCCTTCGCAGACGCTAGGTGACAAGGAATACCAGATGCTGCGTACGTCTGCGCTGAATATTATCAGCGAACTGAACATTACCGGGGGATGCAACGTGCAGTATGCCCTCCACCCGGAGACATTTGAATACTGCGTGATCGAAGTAAATCCGCGTGTCAGCCGTTCTTCGGCCCTGGCATCCAAGGCCACCGGCTATCCCATTGCCAAGGTTGCGGCCAAGATTGCCTTGGGCTATACGCTAGATGAGATACGAAACGCGGTGACCCGGAAGACGTATGCAAGTTTTGAGCCCATGCTGGACTACTGCGTGGTAAAGATTCCAAGGCTTCCTTTTGATAAGTTTATAAGCGCGAAGCGTACGCTCTCTACGCAGATGAAGGCGACAGGGGAAGTGATGAGCATCTGCGATAACTTTGAGGGGGCGCTGATGAAAGCCATCCGTTCGCTGGAACAGCATGTGGACAGCCTGATGTCTTATGATTTCACCCAACTGACGGATGAGGAACTGCAAGAGGAACTGGCCGTCGTAGACGACCGCCGCATCTGGAAGATCGCGGAAGCCATCCGCAGAGGGATGGGGTATGAGGAGATACATTACATCACGAAGATTGATAAATGGTTTATCGACAAGATCGCCATTCTTGTAGAAATGGAGCAAAAATTGCAGAACAGTTCTTTGAACGCGGAGACATTAAGGGAGGCCAAGCGCCTGGAATTCCCGGACAGCGTGATCGCAAGGCTGACAGGCAATACGGAGCGCCAGATTCATGATATGCGGCTGGAGTATGGAATTACGGCGTCCTATAAGATGGTTGACACCTGCGCTGCAGAATTCGCGGCGGAGACTCCGTACTATTATTCGGTATTTGGCAGTGAGAATGAGGCGGTACAGACTTCCGGAAGGAAGAAGGTTCTTGTTCTGGGCTCCGGTCCGATCCGTATCGGACAAGGCATCGAGTTTGACTTCTGCTCCGTACACTGTACCTGGGCATTTGCCAAGGAAGGGTATGAGACGATCATCGTCAATAATAACCCGGAGACGGTCAGCACCGACTTTGATATCGCGGATAAACTTTACTTCGAGCCCCTTACGCCGGAAGATGTGGAAAGCATCGTAGATCTGGAGCAGCCGGACGGGGCTGTGGTCCAGTTTGGAGGCCAGACAGCCATCAAACTGACGGAGGCGCTGATGAAGATGGGCGTTCCGATTCTTGGGACATCCGCAGAGAATGTAGACGCGGCGGAAGACCGGGAACTGTTCGATGAGATTCTGGAGCAGTGTCAGATTCCAAGGCCTACAGGCGGGACCGTATTTACGGCCGAAGAGGCCAAAGAAGTTGCAGGCAGGCTGGGATACCCGGTTCTGGTAAGGCCATCCTACGTTCTTGGAGGCCAGGGGATGCAGATAGCCATCAACGACCATGATATCGACGAGTTCATCGGCATCATCAACCGGATTGCCCAGGATCACCCGATTCTGGTAGACAAATATCTCCAGGGAAAGGAGATCGAGGTGGATGCCGTATGTGACGGGGAGGATATCCTGATACCAGGCATTATGGAGCATATAGAACGGGCCGGAATCCATTCCGGCGACAGCATCTCCGTGTATCCGGCACAAAGCATAACGGAGAAAACAAAGCGCACGATTGAGGATTATACGAAGAAACTGGCGCGCTCTTTGCATGTCATTGGGCTGATCAATATCCAGTTTATCGTGTGCGGGGAGGATGTGTATGTAATCGAGGTGAATCCTAGGTCCAGCCGTACGGTTCCGTATATCAGCAAGGTAACAGGGATCCCTATCGTTCCCCTGGCAACGAAGGTCATCATCGGACATAAGATCCGGGAGTTGGGATATGAACCCGGACTTCAGCCGGAAGCGGATTATTTTGCCGTCAAGATGCCGGTATTCTCTTTTGAGAAGATCCGGGGAGCGGATATCAGTCTTGGACCTGAGATGAAGTCCACCGGCGAATGCCTCGGAATCGCAAGGACCTTTGACGAGGCCTTGTACAAGGCCTTCCTTGGCGCAGGCATCAAACTTCCCAAGCATAAGAATATGATCCTCACGGTGCGAGATGAGGACAAGGAAGAGGCGGTGGAAATCGGCCGCAGGTTTGAGCGGATCGGATACCGTATATTTGCCACCAGAGGAACGGCAGAAGCCCTGAAGTCAGGAGGGGTGAAGGCCAATGCGGTCAATAAGATCGAGCAGGAGTCCCCGAACCTTATGGATCTGATTCTGGGACATAAGATTGATCTTGTCATAGACACGCCGCCTCAGGGAGCAGACCGTTCCAGGGATGGATTCGTTATCCGCAGAAATGCCATTGAGACCGGCGTCAATGTGCTTACGGCCATCGATACGGCAAAGGCTTTGATCACCAGCCTGGAGAACACGGATATTAAGAAACTGACGTTGATCGATATCGCCAGGATATAA